Genomic DNA from Streptomyces sp. PCS3-D2:
GGGGCCGGGTTCATCCGCTGTTCCGCCGCATGCGCGGCACGCGGTGCCGGGGCGGCCCGCGCATGCGGCTAACGTCGGGGCATGACGCACACGCAGCCCCGTACCGACCGCGCCGTCCGGGTCGTCGCCCATCGCGGGGCCTCCCACGAGCATCCCGAGCACACCCTGGCCGCCTACCGGCAGGCCGTCGCGGACGGCGCCGACGCCCTCGAATGCGATGTCCGGCTCACCGCCGACCACAAGCTGGTGTGCGTGCACGACCGGCGCGTGGAGCGGACCTCGGACGGGCGCGGGGTGGTCTCCGCCATGACCTACGAGGAGCTGTGCGCGCTGGACTTCGGCGGCTGGAAGGGCGCGGAGCACCGCGGGGCGCAGGTGTTGCTCTTCGAGGACCTGCTGAAGGAGGCGCTGGCCGCGGACCGGCCCGTGGGGCTGGCCGTGGAGACCAAGCACCCCACGCGGGCCGGGGGCCGCCTGGAGGCCGAGCTCGTGCGGGTCCTGAAGGAGCACGGGCTGGCCGACGGCCGGGCCGGCCTGGTCGAGGTGATGAGCTTCTCGCGCAGCGCCCTGGTCCGGCTGAACCGGCTCGCGCCCGGCCTGCCGGCCGTCTACCTGATCGAGCGCCGGGTGCGGCCGGTGCGGCCGCCGTTCGCGGGGCACGCCGGGCCGGGCATCGACCTGGTGCGCAGGGATCCGGGGCTGGTGGGGCGGCTGAAGGCCAAGGGGCTGGGGGTTCGGGTGTGGACCGTGGACGAGCCCGAGGACGTGGAGCTGTGCGTGCGGCTCGGTGTGGACACCCTGATCACCAACCGGCCCCGTGAGGTGCGGGAGTACCTGGGCTCTTCGTGACCGGTACGGGAACACCCGGCCGGGGTGCGCCGGCCGGGCGTGGGGGGATCGGGTGGAGCGGGCGGTGGTGACGGCGCGGAGGGCTATGCGAAGCGCTGGTTCGCGGATCCGTCGCAGCTGCGCAGGCGCAGCGGTTCGTGGGCGGCGGCCACGGTCAGGCACATGCTCGGGGCGGCGGCGGGGCGCAGCGTGGCGCCGTCGCGGACGAACTGCTGGTTGGCTCCGCCGTGGCAGTTCCAGATGATCAGGCCGGCGCCGGAGCCGTAGTCGGCGCCGGGGACGTCGAGGCAGCGGTCCTGGGTCAGTTCGATGTGGACGGACCTGCGGGCGGTGTCGTGCCACCAGCCCTGGTTGCGGCCGCCGTGGCAGTCCCAGCCGACGATCTTCGTCTGGTTGGCGCTGGAGCCGCCGAAGGAGTCGAGGCAGTTTCCGGTGGCCTCGTTCCTGAGCGGCGTGAACGCGTCGTCCCAGGCTCCGGCCCGCAGGACCGGGCGGCCGGTGCTGGCGGGGTCGGCGCAGGAGGCCTCACGCAGGCCCGAGTCGTAGAGCTGGGTCAGGCAGGACGCGAAGGCCCCGTGCCCGCGGTAGTTGGGGTGGAAGGACTGGCGGGCGGTGTTCTCGTCCCACGGGAAGTGGTCGCCGAGGTCCAGGTAGAGCCCGCGGGCCCAGGTGTCCTCCATGCACACTTCGTGGCCGTGGAAGAGGCGCGAGTTGTCGAGGTAGATCGCGCCGGAGGCCAGGGCGGCTGCGCGGATGCCCTTCTCGAAGGCGGGCACGGCGTGGTTGCGGCCCCAGGTGGCGTCCGAGTCGTAGCCGGCGCAGCCGCCCGGCAGCTTCCCGGGGAAGTTCGGGTTGTCGCGGAAGTCGGGGCCGATGGGGCTGGGGTAGCCCATCACGACGAGCTTGTAGTCGGTGTCGGCGTAGCCGGCGTCGCGCATGACCGTTCTGAGGTCCGCGACCGTGGCCTCCACCTTGGGCTTCAGACCGTCGACGCGGGCCTGCCAGCCCGGGGCGTAGGTGGGCTCGCAGGTGCCCTGGCTGAGGATCCAGCGGGTCACGCAGTCGGTCATGACCGGGCCGAACTGGAGGTCGTCGTTGGCTCCGGCGACCAGCAGGACCATCTTGATCCTGGTGTTGCGGGCCTTGATGGCGAGGTTGTCGCTCTGCACCAGCTCGTCGGGGTACTGCTTGCTGCCGCCGATCCTGATGTTGCCGGTGTAGCCGCCGGAGCAGGCGACGTTGAAGGTGAGGTCGGCCGGGATGCCGGTGCGGTGGATCGCCGCGTCGGGCGAGCGGTGGCACTGGTTGTCCGGCGTGTTGGTCGCCGGGTCGTAGGTGCCGACGCCCTCGCCCGAGATCTCGCTGTCGCCCAGCGAGATCAGGCCGGTCTTGCGGTCGGCCTGCGGGCGTACCGCGGGGTCTCCGTAGATCTTCACGGCCTCGGCGGCGCGGACCGCCTCCAGTTCGGGCGGCAGGGGTGTGACGACCCCGGTGGTGGCGGCCGCCTGGGCCATGGGGGTGACGGCGGTGACGCCCCCCAGGGCGGCCGCGAACGCCACGACGGCGGCGAAGGTAGATCTGAGCGCGGGTCTGGTACGGGCACGTGCCATGGACGCCTCCCCGAATGTCGGTGTTACCCACGGTATTTACTGGTCGGTAGGGGAGTTGGGAACACTTTCAACAAGAGAATCGCTCAACTTTCCGAGGAGGCCACAGACATGACAGAAGATCAGCAGAACGACGGATTCCGAACCGAGCACGACTCCATGGGCGACGTGCGGGTCCCCCTGCACGCCAAGTGGCGCGCGCAGACCCAGCGCGCGGTGGAGAACTTCCCCGTCTCGGGACAGCGGCTGGAACGGGCCCACATCGAGGCGCTCGCCCTGATCAAGGCGGCGGCCGCCCTCGTGAACGCGCGCCTGGGCGTGGTGGACCAGGACGTCGCCGACGCGATCCGGTCCGCCGCCGCCGAGGTCGCGGCAGGACGCTGGGACGACCACTTCCCCGTGGACGTCTTCCAGACCGGGTCCGGGACCTCGTCCAACATGAACACCAACGAGGTCATCGCCACCCTGGCCACCGAGCGCCTGGGTCGGGACGTGCACCCCAACGACCACGTCAACGCCTCGCAGAGCTCCAACGACGTCTTCCCGTCCTCCATCCACATCGCCGCCACCGGCGCCGTCGCCGACGACCTGATCCCGGCCCTGGAACACCTCGCCGCCGCGCTGGAGCGCAAGGCGGCCGAGTTCGCGCACGTGGTCAAGGCCGGCCGGACCCACCTGATGGACGCCACTCCGGTCACCCTCGGCCAGGAATTCGGCGGCTACGCGGCCCAGATCCGCTACGGCGTCGAGCGCCTGCGCGCGTCCCTGCCGCGCCTGGCCGAACTCCCACTGGGCGGAACGGCGGTGGGCACCGGCATCAACACCCCGCCCGGCTTCTCCGCCGCCGTGATCGCCGAGGTGGCGGTCGCCACCGGGCTGCCGCTGACCGAGGCGCGCGACCACTTCGAGGCCCAGGGCGCGCGGGACGCGCTGGTGGAGACCTCGGGCATGCTCCGCACGGTCGCCGTCTCGCTCACCAAGATCTGCAACGACCTGCGCTGGATGGCCTCCGGCCCGCGGACCGGATTGGCCGAAATCAACCTCCCCGATCTGCAGCCCGGGTCCTCGATCATGCCCGGGAAGGTCAATCCGGTGGTCCCGGAGGCCGTCCTGATGGTGGCCGCGCAGGTGATGGGGAACGACGCCACCGTCGCGGTGGCGGGCGCGGCCGGCAACTTCGAGCTGAACGTGATGCTGCCCGTGATGGCCAGGAACCTGCTCGAATCGATCCGGCTGCTGGCCGGCGCGAGCCGCCTGCTGGCCGACCGCACGGTCGACGGGATCACCGCCGACGAGGCCCGGGCCAGGGAGTACGCCGAGTCCTCCCCCTCCGTGGTGACCCCGCTCAACCGCTACATCGGCTACGAGGAGGCCGCGAAGGTGGCCAAGAGGTCCCTCGCCGAGCGCAGGACGATCAGGGAGGTCGTCCTGGAGTCCGGCTACGTGGAGCGCGGCGCCCTCACCCTGGAACAGCTCGACGAGGCCCTGGACGTCCTCCGCATGACCCATCCCTGACCAGCCGCCGCCCCGGGCGGGGTCCGGATCCGGACGTTCGCCGTGCCCGCATCGCTCCGTGACCCGCGCGGCGGCGGGCTTACGGGCCGCCACCCTAAGATCTGCGCATGACAGGTACTTTCACGCCCGGGAGCGGCCGGGCGCAGGACGCGCCGCCGGGTCCCGCGCGCGGCACGCGCTGGGCGCCCGGGGACCGGATCCTCTGGCGCTACCGCGACCACGCCCCGGGGCTGGAGGGCGCGGTGCACATCTGCCGCCCGGTGACCGTGGTGCAGGACACCGACGAGACGCTCGCCGTCTGGATGGCCCCCGGCACCGAATGCGTCAAGCCGGTCCTCGCCGACGGCACCCCCGTCCACGAGGAGCCGCTCGCCACCCGGTACACCGCGCCGCGCACGACAGCGCGCTCGCGCTGGTTCGGCAGCGGTGTCCTGAAACTGGCCCGCCCCGGGGAGCCGTGGTCGGTCTGGCTGTTCTGGGGGCCGGGCTGGAGGTTCGAGAACTGGTACGTGAACCTGGAGGAGCCGCGGACCAGATGGGCCGGTGGAGTGGATTCCGAGGACCACTTCCTCGACATCGCCGTGTACCCCGACCGGAGCTGGAAGTGGCTGGACGAGGACGAGTTCGCCCAGGCCCAGCGGTCCGGTCTGATGGGCCGTGAGCAGGCCCGGCGGGTGAGGGAAGCAGGTCGTGCCGCGGTCGCGGTGATCGAGGAATGGGGGGCTCCGTTCTCGGCCGGCTGGCAGGACTGGCGGCCGGATCCGGCCTGGCGCATTCCGACCCTGCCCGAGGACTGGGACCACACCCCGGCGCATATGACCTCATGAGACCCTTGATGCGCCCCCGGGGTTCAACCGTAGGATCGTCCTCCGCGGGGTCGCGCACGCGGGACGGTGCGTTCGGGCAGCGCATCGGCAAGTGTCCTTCTGCACACGGGATCTGACCGGAGGTCGGCTGACAAGGAGAGGCGACGACGGGGCGGGGATCCGCCCGGGGAGCTCCCTGCCACAGGCCGGGGGAGAAGTTCGAGCGAGGAACCTCTGGGCGATGGTGCCCGGGCCGCTGAGCGGGTATACCGCGACTGACCGAGTTGAGTGCAGCGCACATCGAGCGCAAACGGACGGAATTCCACGCGTGACGGAGTACCCCACCTCCCAGGAGGGCCCGCAGCCCGTCGCCTCCGGCGGAGGTACGGACGAGCCCGGCCACGGCAAGGCGCCCATCGCCGCCTCCGAGGCCGTACGCACGCATGCCGCGGGCACCGCTCCCGCGGCCGAGCCCGGAGCGGCTGCGGCTGCCGACGTACGGGCCGCACGCTCGGCGGCCGGCCCGGGCCCGGGGCTCCCCCGGCCGCGCGCGGCGGCGTCGGCGGAGGCTCCGGGCGCCCCGGGCTCCGGCCAGAGCCACGACAACGCCCGCCCCAGGGAGGCCGAGGACGTCCACGGCGCCGCCGCGCGCGGCGCGGGAGCCGGTCCGGGGGCCGGTCCTGCGGCCCCCGCGGGCGCCGGTGGCGGCGCGGCGGGCCTCCCCGGTGCCGGGGAGGCTGTCCCGGCGGGCTCGGCTGCCGCAGGCGGGGGCGTCGCGGACGCGGGCGCCGCGCGCCGCGAGGGGGACCGGCTGCGCTTCGTCGGCGCCGCCACCCGGCGGATCGCCCGCGGCATCGACCTCGACGAGATCGTGCTCGGCCTGTGCCGGGCAACCGTCCCGACCTTCTCCGACGCCATCCTGGTCTACCTGCGCGATCCGCTGCCGGTCGGCGACGAACGGCCCGTCGGCCCGGTCGTTTTAAGGCTGCGCCGCACCGACCGGCTCCGGCCGATCGACGATCTCACCGACATCAGCAGCACCATCGGCGCGGGGATGGACCTCGCCGGGGCCGCGGGGGCCACCGGCGAGCTCGACTTCAGCCAGCTGCCGCTGGTCGGACCGCAGGGCGACCTGCCCGCGGCCGAGCTGTGCGAGATCCGGCCGGGCGGCGCGCTCGCCGAGGTGCTGCGCGGCGTACGGCCCGTCTTCGGGTCCTCCGCCGCCGCCCGGGCGGCGCTGCCCGAACTGCTCGGGCTGGACCATCCGCTGCCGAGCGGCGACCGGGCGGTGCTCGCGCCGCTGCGCGGCCGCCGCCGGGTGATCGGCGCCGCCGTCTTCCTGCGCAGCCCCGAGCGGCCCGCCTTCGAACAGAACGACCTGCTGGTCGCCGCCCAGCTGGCCACCCACACCGCGCTCGGTATCGACAAGGCGGTCCTCTACGGCCGCGAGGCGTACATCGCCGACGAGCTCCAGCGCACCATGCTGCCCGACAGCCTGCCGCAGCCCACCGGAGTGCGGCTGGCCTCCCGCTACCTGCCCGCGGCCGAGACGGCCAGGGTGGGCGGCGACTGGTACGACGCCATACCGCTGCCCGGCAGCCGGGTGGCCCTCGTCGTCGGCGACGTCATGGGCCACTCCATGACCTCCGCCGCGATCATGGGCCAGCTCCGCACCACCGCCCAGACCCTGGCGCAGCTGGACCTGCCGCCCGCCGAGGTGCTGCACCACCTGGACGAACAGGCGCAGCGTCTGGGCACGGACCGCATGGCCACCTGCATGTACGCCGTCTACGACCCCGTCGCGCACCGGATCACCATCGCCAACGCCGGCCACCCGCCGCCGGTGCTGCTGCACCTGGGCGGCCGGGCCGAGGTGCTCCGCGTACCGCCCGGTGCCCCCATCGGCGTCGGCGGCGTGGACTTCGAGCCGGTGGAGCTGGACGCGCCCGCGGGGGCCACCCTGCTGCTCTACACCGACGGCCTGGTGGAGTCGCGCCTGCGGGACGTGTGGACCGGTATCGAGCAGCTGCGCGAGCGCCTGGCCACCACCGCCCAGCTGACCGGCCTGGACCACCCGCCGCCACTGGAGGCCCTCTGCGACGACGTCCTGGACATGCTGGGCCCGGGTGACCGGGACGACGACATCGCGCTGCTCGCGGCCCGGTTCGACGGCATCGCGCCCAGTGACGTCGCGTACTGGTTCCTGGACCCGGAGGAGACCGCCCCGGGCCGGGCCCGCCGGTTCGCCCGCCGGGCGCTGACCCGGTGGGGCCTGGAGGAGCTGAGCGACTCCCTGGAGCTGCTGGTGAGCGAGGTGGTCACCAATGCGGTCCGGTACGCGGAGCGGCCCGTGACGCTGCGTCTGCTGCGTACGGACGTGCTGCGCTGCGAGGTCGGCGACGACTCCCCGCAGCTGCCCCGGCAGCGCCGGGCGCGGGACACCGACGAGGGCGGCCGCGGCCTGTTCCTGGTCAACCGGCTGGCGCGGCGCTGGGGCGCGACCCGACTCAGCAGCGGCAAGGTCGTCTGGTTCGAACTGCCGTTGCCGGGGACGGGCGAGCGGCGCTGACCGCCCGCCCGCGGACCGGGCCCCTGGAACACCGCCGCCCCGCAGCCTTTCTCGGCTGCGGGGCGGCGTCCCTCAGTTGTTGCCCTGGATTTCACCCGGGACCGGCGGGTCCGGCGGCTTGGGACCGTTGGTCTTGGTGGCCGTGGCCGTCGGGGACGTCGTCCCGCTGGGCGACGGGCCCGTCGCGGTGGCGGTGGGACTCGGCGACGTCTGCGTCGGGGACTGCGTCGGGCTGCTGGTCACCGCCGACGCGCTGGCGGACGGGCTCGCCGAGGCCGTGGGAGAGGCGCTGCGCGACGGCGTCTGCACGGCGCCCATGTCGGCCTCGGAGAGCTGGAACCGGCCGGTGTCCACGCCCTTGAGGGCGGCGAGGGTGTACGCCCGCCAGATGGAGGCGGGGAAGCTGGAACCGCCCGCGCGCCCGAGGCCGGCGGTGCCGGTCAGAGTGACCTGGTTGTGGGTGGTGGGGTCCTCGCCGAACATCGCGACGACCGTGACCAGCTCGGGCGTGTAGCCGGTGAACCAGGCCGCCACGTTGGACTCGGTGGTTCCGGTCTTACCGCCGGCCTGGTAGGCGCTGCTGCGGACCTTGTTGCCGGAGCCGCCCTCGTCCTCCACGACCCCCTGGAGCACCTTGGTGACGGTGTCGGCGGTCTTGCGGCTGATGGCCTGGCTGCCGACGGCCTGCTGGGGCGTGAACTTGACGTCCTTGTGGTCCGCCTTCTTGATGATGGTCGGCGTGACCTTCTTGCCGTGGTTGTCGAACGTGGCGTAGACGCCCGCCATTTCCAGGGTGTTCGCGCTCATCGTGCCCAGCGCCATGGCCGGCTTGTCCTCGGGCCAGCCGTCGCGGTCCTGCATGCCGAGTTCCAGGGCCGTCTTCTTGGCGTTGACCGGCTTCACGTCCACGATCATCTGCGCGTAGACGGAGTTGACCGAGAGGTTGGTCGCCTCCTGGACCGTCATCATCGGGTTGCCGTAGTTGGCGTTGTCCTGGTTCTGCGGGTTGAACGGGATCTTGCTGCCGACGACCGGGCGCTTGCTCGTCCCGTCGTAGAGGGCGTTCGGGGTGATCGGCTTGCCGTCCTGGGTGTTCGAGCCGTTCTCCAGGGCGGAGGCCAGGACGATCGGCTTGAAGGTCGATCCCGGCTGGTAGTCGGTGCGCAGCGCGTTGCTCGCGGCCTTCTGCTCCATCCCCACGCCGCCGTACATCGCGACGATGGCGCCGGTCTTCGGGTCGACGGAGGTCGCGCCGGCCTGGACGCTCTGGTCCTGGGGCCTGCCCTTGGTGTCCTTGCGGTCGAGCTTGGACTCCAGCTCGTCCTGGACCGCCTTCTCCAGCGCCGACTGCTTGCCCTTCTCGATGTTGAGCGTGATGTTCCAGCCGCCCGCCGTGATCATGGCGTCGGTGATGTCCTGCTTGTTCAGCTCGTCGTTGGCCGCCTGGACCAGGTAGCTCTTCTGCCCGTCCATGCCCGGCCGGGGCTTCGGCTTGATGGGCTCCGGAAGGGTCATGGTCTTGCGCTTGGCCTCGTCCAGCTTGCCCATCTCGACCATGTTGTCGAGGACGGCGTTGAAGCGGATGTGGACCAGGCGCGTGCCGTTCGGGCCGGCGGTCGCCAGGTCGTACTGGCTGGGAGCCTGGATGACCGCGGCGAGATAGGCCCCCTGTTCCAGGGTGAGCTTGTCCGCGTCGACGCCGTAGAAGGCCTGGGCGGCGGCCTGGATGCCGTAGGCGTTGCGGCCGTAGAAGTTGGTGTTCAGGTAACCGGCGAGGATGTCGTCCTTCTCCATGCGCTGGTCGACCTTGAGGGCGATGACGAGCTCCCTGAGCTTGCGCGTCGCCGACTGATCCTGCGTCAAGTAGTAGTTCTTGACGTACTGCTGGGTGATCGTCGAGCCGCCCGCCGTGCCCTTGCCCCGGACGGTGTTGAACAGGCCTCGGGCCACGCCCATCACGTCGACGCCGCGGTCGTGGTAGAAGGACTTGTTCTCGATGGCGATGAAGGCGGTGCGGACGTCGAGCGGGATCTTGTCGATGGGCACGATCTCGCGGTTCATCTCGCCGGTGCGCGCCATGATCGAGCCGTCGGAGTACCGGTAGGTGTTGCTCTGGAGCGTGGCCTGGGCGTTCGGGTCGGTGGGCTCGTCCACCGAGAAGTACAGGACGATCGCCGCGGCCATGAGGAGCAGGACGAGCCCCAGGAACGTGCCCAGGATCTTCTTCCAGGTGAAGAAGCGGCCTATGCCGGTGCGCTTGCCGGTACCCCCGCTCCCCTTGGCGCCCTTCGCGCGTCCGCTCGGCGCCCGCCGCGCACCGCGCTGCTGCGCCTTACGCACTTCTGCTCGGCCCATCGCTCCCGCTCCGCTCGATTACCCCCCCGACGTCAACTCAGAAAGCTAACACCGCAGGCTGTGACAAAGATTGGCCA
This window encodes:
- a CDS encoding transglycosylase domain-containing protein — encoded protein: MGRAEVRKAQQRGARRAPSGRAKGAKGSGGTGKRTGIGRFFTWKKILGTFLGLVLLLMAAAIVLYFSVDEPTDPNAQATLQSNTYRYSDGSIMARTGEMNREIVPIDKIPLDVRTAFIAIENKSFYHDRGVDVMGVARGLFNTVRGKGTAGGSTITQQYVKNYYLTQDQSATRKLRELVIALKVDQRMEKDDILAGYLNTNFYGRNAYGIQAAAQAFYGVDADKLTLEQGAYLAAVIQAPSQYDLATAGPNGTRLVHIRFNAVLDNMVEMGKLDEAKRKTMTLPEPIKPKPRPGMDGQKSYLVQAANDELNKQDITDAMITAGGWNITLNIEKGKQSALEKAVQDELESKLDRKDTKGRPQDQSVQAGATSVDPKTGAIVAMYGGVGMEQKAASNALRTDYQPGSTFKPIVLASALENGSNTQDGKPITPNALYDGTSKRPVVGSKIPFNPQNQDNANYGNPMMTVQEATNLSVNSVYAQMIVDVKPVNAKKTALELGMQDRDGWPEDKPAMALGTMSANTLEMAGVYATFDNHGKKVTPTIIKKADHKDVKFTPQQAVGSQAISRKTADTVTKVLQGVVEDEGGSGNKVRSSAYQAGGKTGTTESNVAAWFTGYTPELVTVVAMFGEDPTTHNQVTLTGTAGLGRAGGSSFPASIWRAYTLAALKGVDTGRFQLSEADMGAVQTPSRSASPTASASPSASASAVTSSPTQSPTQTSPSPTATATGPSPSGTTSPTATATKTNGPKPPDPPVPGEIQGNN
- a CDS encoding ATP-binding SpoIIE family protein phosphatase → MTEYPTSQEGPQPVASGGGTDEPGHGKAPIAASEAVRTHAAGTAPAAEPGAAAAADVRAARSAAGPGPGLPRPRAAASAEAPGAPGSGQSHDNARPREAEDVHGAAARGAGAGPGAGPAAPAGAGGGAAGLPGAGEAVPAGSAAAGGGVADAGAARREGDRLRFVGAATRRIARGIDLDEIVLGLCRATVPTFSDAILVYLRDPLPVGDERPVGPVVLRLRRTDRLRPIDDLTDISSTIGAGMDLAGAAGATGELDFSQLPLVGPQGDLPAAELCEIRPGGALAEVLRGVRPVFGSSAAARAALPELLGLDHPLPSGDRAVLAPLRGRRRVIGAAVFLRSPERPAFEQNDLLVAAQLATHTALGIDKAVLYGREAYIADELQRTMLPDSLPQPTGVRLASRYLPAAETARVGGDWYDAIPLPGSRVALVVGDVMGHSMTSAAIMGQLRTTAQTLAQLDLPPAEVLHHLDEQAQRLGTDRMATCMYAVYDPVAHRITIANAGHPPPVLLHLGGRAEVLRVPPGAPIGVGGVDFEPVELDAPAGATLLLYTDGLVESRLRDVWTGIEQLRERLATTAQLTGLDHPPPLEALCDDVLDMLGPGDRDDDIALLAARFDGIAPSDVAYWFLDPEETAPGRARRFARRALTRWGLEELSDSLELLVSEVVTNAVRYAERPVTLRLLRTDVLRCEVGDDSPQLPRQRRARDTDEGGRGLFLVNRLARRWGATRLSSGKVVWFELPLPGTGERR
- a CDS encoding aspartate ammonia-lyase, giving the protein MTEDQQNDGFRTEHDSMGDVRVPLHAKWRAQTQRAVENFPVSGQRLERAHIEALALIKAAAALVNARLGVVDQDVADAIRSAAAEVAAGRWDDHFPVDVFQTGSGTSSNMNTNEVIATLATERLGRDVHPNDHVNASQSSNDVFPSSIHIAATGAVADDLIPALEHLAAALERKAAEFAHVVKAGRTHLMDATPVTLGQEFGGYAAQIRYGVERLRASLPRLAELPLGGTAVGTGINTPPGFSAAVIAEVAVATGLPLTEARDHFEAQGARDALVETSGMLRTVAVSLTKICNDLRWMASGPRTGLAEINLPDLQPGSSIMPGKVNPVVPEAVLMVAAQVMGNDATVAVAGAAGNFELNVMLPVMARNLLESIRLLAGASRLLADRTVDGITADEARAREYAESSPSVVTPLNRYIGYEEAAKVAKRSLAERRTIREVVLESGYVERGALTLEQLDEALDVLRMTHP
- a CDS encoding DUF402 domain-containing protein codes for the protein MTGTFTPGSGRAQDAPPGPARGTRWAPGDRILWRYRDHAPGLEGAVHICRPVTVVQDTDETLAVWMAPGTECVKPVLADGTPVHEEPLATRYTAPRTTARSRWFGSGVLKLARPGEPWSVWLFWGPGWRFENWYVNLEEPRTRWAGGVDSEDHFLDIAVYPDRSWKWLDEDEFAQAQRSGLMGREQARRVREAGRAAVAVIEEWGAPFSAGWQDWRPDPAWRIPTLPEDWDHTPAHMTS
- a CDS encoding glycerophosphodiester phosphodiesterase family protein, which gives rise to MTHTQPRTDRAVRVVAHRGASHEHPEHTLAAYRQAVADGADALECDVRLTADHKLVCVHDRRVERTSDGRGVVSAMTYEELCALDFGGWKGAEHRGAQVLLFEDLLKEALAADRPVGLAVETKHPTRAGGRLEAELVRVLKEHGLADGRAGLVEVMSFSRSALVRLNRLAPGLPAVYLIERRVRPVRPPFAGHAGPGIDLVRRDPGLVGRLKAKGLGVRVWTVDEPEDVELCVRLGVDTLITNRPREVREYLGSS
- a CDS encoding ricin-type beta-trefoil lectin domain protein, with amino-acid sequence MARARTRPALRSTFAAVVAFAAALGGVTAVTPMAQAAATTGVVTPLPPELEAVRAAEAVKIYGDPAVRPQADRKTGLISLGDSEISGEGVGTYDPATNTPDNQCHRSPDAAIHRTGIPADLTFNVACSGGYTGNIRIGGSKQYPDELVQSDNLAIKARNTRIKMVLLVAGANDDLQFGPVMTDCVTRWILSQGTCEPTYAPGWQARVDGLKPKVEATVADLRTVMRDAGYADTDYKLVVMGYPSPIGPDFRDNPNFPGKLPGGCAGYDSDATWGRNHAVPAFEKGIRAAALASGAIYLDNSRLFHGHEVCMEDTWARGLYLDLGDHFPWDENTARQSFHPNYRGHGAFASCLTQLYDSGLREASCADPASTGRPVLRAGAWDDAFTPLRNEATGNCLDSFGGSSANQTKIVGWDCHGGRNQGWWHDTARRSVHIELTQDRCLDVPGADYGSGAGLIIWNCHGGANQQFVRDGATLRPAAAPSMCLTVAAAHEPLRLRSCDGSANQRFA